The region ACCTTCGGTGAAATAGTAAAATGCTTCTTCACATTTAGGAATGACTGCACCATTACGGATATTCTGCTATACGCCTTTATTCCGGGACGTGCAGCAAGCCTGTCTGCAACCTCTTTCTGAACCATGAGAAATGTTTTATTCCATTCCATTTGTTGATCTAATAGATGAAAAATCAATGGAGACGTAATGTTGTAAGGGATATTTCCGACAATTTTCAAGGATGGCTCATGAACGACATCTTTAACCAATATTTTCAAAATATCAGCATGAACAAAGTTCACATTTTGAAGCGATTCTTCTTCCGTTAATTGCTTAAACAACATCGGATCAATTTCTACAGCCGAAAGATGCTGTACCTTATCCACCAATTGCCGGGTTAGCGCACCGTCTCCCGGGCCGATTTCCAAAATTGAATCTGTCGGTTTTGGGTTGATGGCGTGGACAATTTTCCGAACCAGGTTTGGGTCGGAAAGAAAATTTTGTCCCCATTTTTTACGAAAGGTATGTTGCGTTC is a window of Candidatus Neomarinimicrobiota bacterium DNA encoding:
- the rsmA gene encoding 16S rRNA (adenine(1518)-N(6)/adenine(1519)-N(6))-dimethyltransferase RsmA; the protein is MTSVTGRTQHTFRKKWGQNFLSDPNLVRKIVHAINPKPTDSILEIGPGDGALTRQLVDKVQHLSAVEIDPMLFKQLTEEESLQNVNFVHADILKILVKDVVHEPSLKIVGNIPYNITSPLIFHLLDQQMEWNKTFLMVQKEVADRLAARPGIKAYSRISVMVQSFLNVKKHFTISPKVFFPRPKVQSAIIELSKKPQPIVPEEDFPRFQKIVKAAFSQRRKMLKNTLNSFDFSIEIQEKIDFTRRPETLTIKEFSELAKD